From a region of the Arachis ipaensis cultivar K30076 chromosome B09, Araip1.1, whole genome shotgun sequence genome:
- the LOC110267127 gene encoding uncharacterized protein LOC110267127, translated as MEKRSKKRNDGAQSTNIAPNQFDSPQGQNDFSQTVPTVNIDSDQVLQTQGSFTPSVDAASNTRKNTPKSPVKYFRKKKIFPRKTSKTPQVAIPESEVQIVEFQQQTRSEPLEIPPLALSLPSLVQEELMKDDFIYVPPQEETQQTSNNNCPQEAEKQGVTVSLTSSVIEDLMKDDYVYEVSNEDPAKEQE; from the exons atggagaaaagatcaaagaaaagaaatgatggaGCTCAGTCAACAAATATTGCTCCGAATCAGTTTGACTCTCCACAGGGACAAAATGATTTCTCTCAGAC GGTGCCAACTGTAAATATTGATAGTGATCAAGTCTTACAGACACAAGGAAGCTTTACACCTTCTGTAGATGCTGCAAGCAATACCAG gaaaaataccCCGAAAAGCCcggtcaaatattttagaaaaaagaaaatcttcCCAAGAAAGACGTCTAAAACTCCACAagt AGCTATACCTGAATCTGAAGTACAAATCGTTGAGTTTCAACAACAAACTCGTTCTGAACCTTTAGAAAT ACCTCCTCTTGCATTGTCTCTTCCAAGTTTAGTTCAGGAAGAGTTGATGAAGGATGACTTCATCTATGTCCCTCCACAAGAGGAAACACAACAAACATCTAATAATAA CTGCCCTCAAGAAGCTGAAAAGCAGGGTGTTACAGTATCTCTTACGAGTTCTGTAATTGAAGACTTAATGAAAGATGACTATGTGTATGAAGTTTCTAATGAAGA ccctgcaaaagaacaagaataa
- the LOC110266798 gene encoding uncharacterized protein LOC110266798, with the protein MPNKGNSNSVQENESRKERYLEQMGFGGLANVPEMNVSNTLLVELLDRFDIERGCLKTLQGTINITPRKVVAALDINNGGNIFPEKVDYSKLNPAEKEIFDSVKNILLATLARNVLDMSVEGEENQKKFKRTFVVFIQKYFLLPTTVSVASPIHKPPIFHVDNIREWDWAKHVLNFLMKGVENKREGNKQFVDGCVFVLMLIYFHETKFPRPFAPDAPPAPWVAYWTREKIIERISSETTQPLVSTILKFPKKFALKCF; encoded by the exons ATGCCAAACAAGGGCAATAGCAACAGTGTACAGGAaaatgagtcaagaaaagaaagatatttgGAACAAATGGGATTTGGTGGTCTGGCAAATGTGCCAGAAATGAACGTCTCCAATACACTGTTGGTAGAATTACTTGATCGGTTTGATATAGAGAGAGGATGCCTGAAAACTCTACAGGGGACAATAAACATAACTCCTCGGAAGGTAGTAGCTGCCCTCGACATAAACAATGGAG gaaatatttttcctgaaaaggtaGATTACAGCAAGCTGAATCCAGCAGAGAAGGAAATATTTGACAGCGTAAAAAATATTCTCTTGGCAACTTTGGCAAGGAATGTGCTGGATATGAGTGTAGAAGGGGAGGAGAACCAGAAAAAATTCAAGAGGACTTTTGTTGTCTTCATACAAAAGTACTTCTTGCTCCCCACAACGGTAAGTGTGGCCTCCCCAATCCACAAGCCACCGATCTTTCATGTGGATAACATTAGGGAATGGGATTGGGCAAAGCATGTTCTCAACTTCTTAATGAAAGGAGTTGAAAATAAGAGAGAGGGGAACAAACAGTTTGTTGATGGCTGTGTTTTTGTATTAATGTTGATATACTTCCATGAAACAAAGTTTCCCCGTCCATTTGCACCCGATGCTCCCCCTGCACCATGGGTGGCCTATTGGACAAGGGAAAAGATCATTGAACGGATTTCATCCGAAACAACACAACCATTGGTAAGTACTATACTAAAATTCCCCAAAAAATTTGCTTTGAAATGCTTTTAG
- the LOC107619030 gene encoding uncharacterized protein LOC107619030, whose protein sequence is MGIAIMEKKQHSHSTFLFLLVFLTITRAQSHVPAVGDPGMKRDGLRVGFEGWNFCNEVGQEAPLMGSPRAADCFDLSDSGKLIHKVTEADNKLGVGQPFDGVGPQDINNTDIYAAKKELYLGSLCEVKDTPNPWQFWMIMLKNGNYDTMSGLCPQNGKKVPPFDSPGRFPCFGKGCMNQPILCHQQTQIKEGTMSGGFSGSYDLGFDCDDDGYDGLSYYEVIWEKKVSVGSWVFKHKLKTSKKYPWLMLYLRADATKGFSGGYHYDTRGMLKILPESPNFKVRFTLDIKLGGGAKSQFYLLDIGSCWKNNGTPCDGDVLSDVTRYSEMIINPETPAWCSPTGQRNCPPYHITPEDRKIYRNDTDNFPYSAYHYYCAPGNAKHLEHEVDTCDPYSNPQAQEIVQLLPHPIWGEYGYPTKKGDGWVGDARTWELEVGALSSRLYFYQDPGTPPAKRKWTSLDSGTEIFVSDSDEVAEWTLSDFDVIITPPTIDDEDKLQLY, encoded by the exons ATGGGAATTGCAATCATGGAAAAGAAGCAGCATTCCCATTCTACGTTTCTGTTTCTTCTTGTGTTTCTCACCATAACAAGAGCTCAGAGCCATGTCCCCGCTGTGGGAGACCCAGGAATGAAGAGAGATGGTTTAAGAGTGGGATTTGAAGGTTGGAACTTCTGCAATGAAGTTGGACAAGAAGCACCTCTCATGGGTAGTCCTAGAGCTGCTGATTGCTTTGATCTTTCAG ATTCTGGGAAACTGATACACAAGGTTACAGAAGCTGATAACAAACTTGGGGTTGGGCAACCATTTGATGGTGTTGGGCCACAAGATATCAACAACACTGACATTTATGCAGCTAAGAAGGAGCTCTATCTTGGTTCTTTATGTGAGGTTAAGGACACACCAAATCCATGGCAATTTTGGATGATAATGCTCAAGAATGGAAACTATGACACCATGTCTGGCCTGTGTCCTCAAAATGGTAAGAAGGTACCGCCTTTCGATAGCCCCGGCCGGTTCCCCTGCTTTGGCAAAGGGTGCATGAACCAACCAATCTTGTGCCATCAACAGACACAGATCAAAGAGGGCACAATGAGTGGAGGGTTCAGTGGTTCTTATGATTTGGGTTTTGATTGTGATGATGATGGATATGATGGTCTTTCTTACTATGAAGTGATTTGGGAGAAGAAGGTCAGTGTTGGGAGTTGGGTGTTCAAACATAAGCTCAAGACTTCAAAGAAGTACCCTTGGTTGATGCTTTACCTTAGAGCTGATGCAACAAAAGGATTTTCTGGTGGTTACCATTATGATACAAGAGGAATGCTCAAAATT CTTCCGGAGTCACCAAATTTCAAAGTGAGGTTCACCTTAGACATCAAGCTTGGTGGAGGAGCTAAGAGCCAATTCTACCTCCTTGACATTGGAAGTTGCTGGAAGAATAATGGTACACCTTGTGATGGTGATGTACTCAGTGATGTAACTAGATACAGTGAGATGATCATCAACCCTGAAACCCCAGCATGGTGTAGCCCAACAGGGCAAAGAAATTGCCCACCATATCATATAACACCAGAAGATAGAAAGATTTACAGGAATGACACTGATAATTTCCCTTACTCTGCTTACCACTATTATTGTGCACCAGGGAATGCTAAACATTTGGAGCATGAAGTGGATACTTGTGACCCTTATAGTAATCCtcaggcacaagagatagttcaGTTGCTACCTCATCCTATTTGGGGTGAGTATGGGTACCCTACTAAAAAGGGTGATGGTTGGGTTGGAGATGCAAGGACATGGGAGCTTGAAGTTGGTGCCTTGTCTAGTAGGCTTTACTTCTATCAG GATCCAGGCACTCCTCCAGCTAAAAGAAAATGGACATCACTTGATAGTGGTACTGAGATATTTGTTAGTGACAGCGATGAAGTTGCTGAGTGGACTCTAAGTGACTTTGACGTCATTATAACACCACCAACCATCGACGATGAGGATAAGCTCCAGCTATATTAG